One genomic segment of Esox lucius isolate fEsoLuc1 chromosome 15, fEsoLuc1.pri, whole genome shotgun sequence includes these proteins:
- the zdhhc22 gene encoding palmitoyltransferase ZDHHC22, protein MIIRMFKLRLLNAIAPAYFFSATTVTFIFHFYFFIPTIFQSPGISLRASTVIHTGVFLYLMLNALGNYVMAIKYPAESSHETVIPACSADCSDKIDAHYLLNGRHFCKLCKKIILRRDHHCFFTGNCIGNKNMRYFIMFCIYTSCTCLYSLVLGVAFLTVEYNISFENPLTFLTLLPLSTGYFFLGVISGLQLFLVLMLYVWLGIGLVCAGFCCQQVLLVARGQTYCQMKRGQLVESRNSWKDNLSDVFGSRWALGFFLPVQTVEAFPRDIAVQHHKHD, encoded by the exons ATGATTATCAGGATGTTTAAATTAAGACTCCTCAACGCTATCGCACCAGCATACTTTTTCTCAGCCACAACGGTAacctttatttttcatttttacttttttatcCCAACCATTTTTCAAAGCCCAGGCATCTCACTGAGGGCGTCTACTGTGATTCATACTGGCGTTTTCCTTTATCTGATGCTAAATGCTTTGGGTAACTATGTCATGGCTATAAAGTACCCCGCGGAGAGCTCACACGAAACCGTGATACCTGCGTGTTCGGCTGATTGTTCAGACAAAATAGACGCGCACTACCTCCTCAACGGTCGCCACTTCTGCAAACTCTGTAAGAAAATCATACTCAGGAGGGACCACCATTGTTTTTTCACGGGAAACTGCATTGGCAACAAAAACATGCGATACTTCATAATGTTCTGCATCTACACATCTTGCACTTGTTTATACTCCTTAGTTCTTGGTGTGGCCTTTCTAACTGTGGAATACAATATCTCTTTTGAGAACCCTTTAACTTTTCTGACCCTTCTGCCCCTCTCCACTGGATACTTCTTCCTAG GAGTTATTTCAGGTCTGCAGTTATTCCTGGTGCTGATGTTGTATGTGTGGCTGGGCATCGGCCTGGTGTGTGCTGGGTTCTGCTGTCAGCAGGTGCTGCTGGTGGCGCGTGGGCAGACTTATTGCCAGATGAAGCGAGGCCAGCTAGTGGAGAGCCGAAACTCCTGGAAGGACAACCTGAGTGATGTGTTTGGCTCCCGCTGGGCACTGGGGTTCTTTCTGCCAGTGCAGACAGTGGAGGCCTTTCCAAGAGACATTGCTGTCCAGCACCACAAACATGACTGA